A window of Rhabdothermincola salaria contains these coding sequences:
- a CDS encoding glutamine synthetase III: MTGQATRQRAIDAVTAYVTPNGGAVGTDAPGEIFGQNVFSRSVMQKRLPKTVFASVLATIEHGDRLDHTVADVVASAMKDWALEKGATHYAHVFYPLTGLTAEKHDSFLEPDGSGGSIAEFAGKTLVQGEPDASSFPNGGLRQTFEARGYTAWDVTSPAYILENPNGNTLCIPTVFISWTGEALDKKTPLLRSQQAMGAQAKRILSLFGHDEISTVSSFAGAEQEYFLVDRHFLFARPDLMASGRTLFGAPSPKGQEFDDHYFGAIPERVLAFMLEAEQELFKLGIPAKTRHNEVAPGQFEIAPVFEKANIATDHQQLLMVTLRKVAQAYGMECLLHEKPFAGVNGSGKHVNFSLGNATQGNLLNPGDTPHENAQFLVFCAAVIRGVHLYGGLLRSVVASASNDHRLGANEAPPAIISIFLGDQLADVFDQIAKGGATASREKGTLIIGVDTLPELPSDPGDRNRTSPFAFTGNRFEFRAPGSAQSIAGPMVAINTIMADSLDFIATEIESAMADGAEFNVAVQKVLEGIITDHGSVVFNGDGYSDDWQVEAAARGLKNLRTTVDALPELDSPEVRDLFARYGVLNERELASRYEVYLEHYHLSVAVEAKSSLEVAKTIILPAALRYQGELAAGHASLKALGYDVDTTLLDAVLAHAAQLTDGIAALESALAHDTALGSLEEATYARDVLLEAMGEIRQAADLLETMVADDLWPLPTYQEMLFIL, from the coding sequence ATGACTGGACAGGCCACCCGGCAACGGGCGATCGATGCCGTGACCGCGTACGTCACGCCGAACGGCGGAGCCGTCGGCACCGACGCTCCCGGTGAGATCTTCGGCCAGAACGTGTTCTCGCGATCGGTGATGCAGAAGCGCCTCCCGAAGACCGTGTTCGCGTCGGTGCTGGCCACCATCGAGCACGGGGACCGGCTCGACCACACCGTGGCCGATGTCGTGGCCTCGGCCATGAAGGACTGGGCCCTGGAGAAGGGGGCCACCCACTACGCCCACGTCTTCTACCCGCTCACCGGCCTCACCGCCGAGAAGCACGACAGCTTCCTCGAACCCGACGGCTCCGGTGGCTCCATCGCCGAGTTCGCCGGCAAGACCCTCGTGCAGGGCGAGCCGGACGCATCGTCCTTCCCGAACGGCGGCTTGCGCCAGACCTTCGAGGCGCGCGGCTACACCGCATGGGACGTCACCAGCCCGGCCTACATCCTGGAGAACCCCAACGGGAACACGCTGTGCATCCCCACGGTCTTCATCTCCTGGACCGGTGAGGCCCTCGACAAGAAGACCCCGCTGCTGCGCTCCCAGCAGGCCATGGGCGCCCAGGCCAAGCGGATCCTGTCGCTGTTCGGCCACGACGAGATCTCGACGGTGTCGTCGTTCGCCGGCGCCGAGCAGGAGTACTTCCTGGTCGATCGCCACTTCCTGTTCGCCCGCCCCGACCTGATGGCATCGGGTCGAACCCTCTTCGGCGCCCCGTCCCCGAAGGGCCAGGAGTTCGACGACCACTACTTCGGTGCCATCCCCGAGCGGGTGCTGGCCTTCATGCTCGAAGCCGAACAGGAGCTCTTCAAGCTCGGCATCCCCGCCAAGACCCGCCACAACGAGGTGGCGCCGGGCCAGTTCGAGATCGCCCCGGTCTTCGAGAAGGCCAACATCGCCACCGACCACCAACAGCTCCTCATGGTCACCCTGCGCAAGGTGGCCCAGGCGTACGGCATGGAGTGCCTGCTGCACGAGAAGCCCTTCGCCGGCGTGAACGGCTCGGGCAAGCACGTGAACTTCTCGCTCGGGAACGCCACCCAGGGCAACCTGCTCAACCCCGGCGACACCCCCCACGAGAACGCGCAGTTCCTCGTGTTCTGCGCGGCGGTCATCCGCGGGGTGCACCTCTACGGCGGTCTGCTGCGCTCCGTGGTGGCGTCGGCCTCCAACGACCACCGTCTCGGCGCCAACGAGGCCCCGCCGGCCATCATCTCCATCTTCCTGGGAGACCAGCTGGCCGACGTGTTCGACCAGATCGCCAAGGGCGGCGCCACGGCATCGAGGGAGAAGGGGACCCTCATCATCGGCGTGGACACCCTCCCGGAGCTGCCGTCGGACCCGGGCGACCGCAATCGCACCAGCCCCTTCGCCTTCACCGGCAACCGCTTCGAGTTCCGCGCCCCGGGATCGGCGCAGTCCATCGCCGGTCCGATGGTCGCCATCAACACGATCATGGCCGATTCGCTCGACTTCATCGCCACCGAGATCGAGTCGGCGATGGCCGACGGCGCCGAGTTCAACGTGGCGGTGCAGAAGGTGCTCGAGGGCATCATCACCGATCACGGCAGCGTGGTGTTCAACGGCGACGGCTACTCCGACGACTGGCAGGTGGAAGCGGCGGCACGAGGGCTGAAGAACCTGCGCACCACCGTCGACGCCCTGCCGGAGCTCGACAGCCCCGAGGTCCGGGACCTCTTCGCTCGCTACGGCGTGCTGAACGAGCGTGAGCTGGCCAGCCGCTACGAGGTCTACCTCGAGCACTACCACCTGAGCGTGGCCGTGGAGGCCAAGAGCTCCCTCGAGGTGGCCAAGACGATCATCCTGCCCGCCGCCCTGCGCTACCAGGGCGAGCTGGCCGCCGGCCACGCCAGCCTGAAGGCCCTCGGCTACGACGTCGACACCACGCTGCTCGATGCCGTCCTCGCCCACGCCGCCCAGCTCACGGACGGCATCGCCGCCCTCGAGTCGGCGCTGGCCCACGACACCGCGCTGGGGTCCCTCGAGGAGGCGACGTACGCACGCGACGTCCTCCTCGAGGCCATGGGCGAGATCCGCCAGGCCGCCGACCTGCTCGAGACGATGGTCGCCGATGACCTCTGGCCGCTGCCGACCTACCAGGAGATGCTCTTCATCCTCTGA
- a CDS encoding TraR/DksA family transcriptional regulator has product MTDTGGTMTPDSSGETAAPVPGDVRGVLEETRAQVEVQIQDLGVEGESGIVDENFADSAAVSAEQGEAQALASRLREQLDDVEKALARLDDGTYGACEVCGNPIGEARLEAMPATRFCIEHAG; this is encoded by the coding sequence ATGACCGACACCGGTGGCACCATGACCCCCGATTCCTCCGGCGAGACGGCGGCTCCTGTCCCCGGCGACGTCCGGGGGGTGCTCGAGGAGACGCGGGCCCAGGTCGAGGTCCAGATCCAGGATCTGGGCGTCGAGGGCGAGAGCGGCATCGTCGACGAGAACTTCGCCGACTCCGCCGCGGTGTCGGCCGAGCAGGGCGAGGCGCAGGCCCTGGCGTCGCGGCTGCGCGAGCAGCTCGACGACGTGGAGAAGGCGTTGGCCCGTCTCGACGACGGCACCTACGGGGCCTGCGAGGTGTGCGGGAACCCCATCGGTGAGGCCCGCCTCGAGGCCATGCCGGCCACGCGGTTCTGCATCGAGCACGCCGGCTGA
- a CDS encoding site-specific tyrosine recombinase gives MGGRAALVTAGREPVEPAVEDPPVPPLPLDVEEFLTWLSAERGRSANTLAAYRRDLRAFWAWSWHRGLGLDAVGPGELDAYVGHLRGRGLAPSSVARAMVAVRSLYRFRTEEGLADNDPSAAVESPRVPAGLPKALTEAEIGALLDAVTGDDAVARRDRALVEVLYGTGARISEACGLRLGDVDLDGSLVRLFGKGAKERVVPLGRMARLALADWLAPGGRPEMAPEQWKRRGDAEAVFLNQRGGRLGRQGAWSIVRGHGDAAGLGERLTPHVLRHSCATHMLDHGADIRAVQELLGHASISTTQVYTLISTDRLFAAYDAAHPRARRGAPS, from the coding sequence GTGGGTGGCCGGGCGGCCCTCGTGACGGCCGGGCGCGAGCCGGTGGAGCCGGCCGTCGAGGACCCGCCGGTACCGCCGCTCCCGCTCGACGTCGAGGAGTTCCTCACCTGGTTGAGCGCCGAGCGGGGCCGATCCGCCAACACCCTCGCCGCCTACCGTCGCGATCTGCGGGCCTTCTGGGCCTGGTCATGGCACCGGGGGCTGGGCCTCGACGCCGTGGGCCCCGGCGAGCTCGACGCCTACGTGGGCCATCTGAGAGGTCGAGGGCTGGCCCCGTCCTCGGTGGCTCGGGCGATGGTGGCGGTGCGCTCCCTCTACCGCTTCCGCACCGAGGAGGGCCTGGCCGACAACGACCCGTCGGCCGCGGTGGAGTCCCCCCGGGTCCCGGCCGGGCTGCCGAAGGCCCTGACCGAGGCCGAGATCGGGGCGTTGCTCGACGCGGTCACGGGCGACGATGCCGTAGCTCGTCGTGATCGGGCCCTCGTGGAGGTGCTCTACGGCACCGGGGCCCGCATCTCCGAGGCATGCGGGCTCCGCCTGGGCGACGTCGACCTCGACGGCTCCCTGGTCCGGCTGTTCGGCAAGGGCGCCAAGGAGCGGGTGGTGCCCCTCGGGCGGATGGCGCGACTGGCCCTGGCCGACTGGTTGGCGCCGGGGGGGCGCCCGGAGATGGCCCCCGAACAGTGGAAGCGGCGAGGCGACGCCGAGGCGGTGTTCCTGAACCAGCGCGGGGGACGGCTCGGGCGCCAGGGGGCCTGGTCCATCGTGCGTGGCCACGGCGATGCCGCCGGTCTGGGCGAGCGTCTCACCCCCCACGTGCTGCGCCACTCGTGCGCGACGCACATGCTCGACCACGGCGCCGACATCCGCGCCGTGCAGGAGCTGCTCGGGCATGCCTCGATCAGCACGACGCAGGTGTACACCCTCATCTCCACCGATCGGCTCTTCGCCGCCTACGACGCCGCTCACCCTCGCGCCCGCCGCGGCGCCCCCTCGTGA
- a CDS encoding NUDIX domain-containing protein codes for MDDAHDAHDVGPGGPAPGFAHLADEVLHEGHVISLVIGRYRAPDGSTFTREIVRHPGAVSVVALHDDGTVSLVRQYRAALDRELLEIPAGKRDVADEPPEVTARRELVEEVGLVADRLEPLAEFVNSAGFSDEYSYVFLATGLRGVDDDRQGLEEQHMTVERVALADVPRLIAERRLIDAKTVIGLTLAREWVAGRPS; via the coding sequence GTGGACGACGCGCACGACGCGCACGACGTCGGACCCGGCGGGCCAGCGCCCGGCTTCGCCCACCTCGCCGACGAGGTCCTGCACGAGGGCCATGTGATCTCGCTGGTGATCGGGCGCTATCGGGCCCCGGACGGCTCGACGTTCACACGCGAGATCGTCCGACACCCGGGCGCCGTGTCCGTGGTGGCGTTGCACGACGACGGCACGGTGAGCCTCGTCCGCCAGTACCGCGCCGCCCTCGACCGGGAGCTGCTCGAGATCCCGGCCGGGAAGCGCGACGTGGCCGACGAGCCCCCCGAGGTCACCGCACGCCGGGAGCTGGTCGAGGAGGTCGGCCTCGTGGCGGATCGACTCGAGCCCCTCGCCGAGTTCGTCAACTCGGCGGGATTCAGCGACGAGTACTCCTACGTGTTCCTGGCCACCGGCCTGCGCGGCGTCGACGACGATCGCCAGGGCCTCGAGGAGCAGCACATGACCGTCGAGCGCGTCGCCCTCGCCGACGTCCCCCGCCTGATCGCCGAGCGTCGCTTGATCGACGCCAAGACCGTGATCGGGCTCACCCTCGCTCGTGAGTGGGTGGCCGGGCGGCCCTCGTGA
- a CDS encoding CTP synthase, with product MTKHIFVTGGVASSLGKGLTASSLGRLLKSRGLRITMQKLDPYLNVDPGTMNPFEHGEVYVTDDGGETDLDLGHYERFIDESLSRDSNATTGSIYSAVIAAERRGDYLGKTVQVIPHITDEIKRRITRLAGDDVDVVITEIGGTVGDIEILPFLEAIRQFRLDVGRENVLYVHVTLVPFIGPAGEQKTKPTQHSVTELRSRGIQPDAIVCRSETAISSELKRKISNLCDVPVDAVVNAADARSLYEIPLIMHDEGLDAVVCQHFGFTELDIDLSEWEILVDRVERASTPVRIGLIGKYVSLPDAYLSVVEALNHGGFFHGAKAEVEWIQAEDAEGLLADGRLRDLDGIVIPGGFGERGVEGKVAAAGYAREHQIPCLGLCLGMQVMTIEFARNVLGLTGANSSEFDPTSAHPVIDIMDNQRDVTEKGGTMRLGAYVAELLPGSQVARAYGREVVSERHRHRYEFNPRYRSRFEGSGFVCSGTSPDGRLVEFIELEGHPFWVGTQAHPEFKSRPERPAPLFRDFIDAALARAEGRNPHLPDLDAEPPASSSSPATA from the coding sequence ATGACCAAGCACATCTTCGTGACCGGTGGCGTGGCTTCGTCGCTGGGCAAGGGGCTCACCGCCTCGTCGCTCGGGCGGCTGCTGAAGAGTCGGGGTCTGCGCATCACCATGCAGAAGCTCGACCCCTACCTCAACGTCGACCCCGGGACGATGAACCCGTTCGAGCACGGCGAGGTCTACGTCACCGACGACGGTGGCGAGACCGACCTCGACCTCGGCCACTACGAGCGCTTCATCGACGAATCGCTCAGCCGGGACTCCAACGCCACGACCGGCTCGATCTACTCGGCGGTGATCGCCGCCGAACGTCGCGGCGACTACCTGGGCAAGACCGTCCAGGTGATCCCCCACATCACCGACGAGATCAAGCGGCGCATCACCCGCCTCGCGGGCGACGACGTCGACGTGGTCATCACCGAGATCGGCGGCACCGTCGGCGACATCGAGATCCTGCCCTTCCTCGAGGCCATCCGGCAGTTCCGCCTCGACGTGGGTCGCGAGAACGTGCTGTACGTCCACGTCACGCTGGTGCCGTTCATCGGGCCGGCCGGCGAGCAGAAGACCAAGCCCACCCAGCACTCCGTCACCGAACTGCGCAGCCGCGGCATCCAGCCCGACGCCATCGTGTGCCGCAGCGAGACGGCCATCTCATCGGAGCTCAAGCGCAAGATCTCGAACCTCTGCGACGTGCCCGTCGATGCCGTGGTCAACGCGGCCGATGCCCGCAGCCTGTACGAGATCCCGCTGATCATGCACGACGAGGGCCTCGACGCCGTCGTGTGCCAGCACTTCGGGTTCACCGAGCTCGACATCGACCTCTCGGAGTGGGAGATCCTGGTCGACCGGGTCGAGAGGGCCTCCACGCCCGTCCGGATCGGGCTCATCGGCAAGTACGTGAGCCTGCCCGACGCCTACCTCTCGGTGGTGGAGGCGCTGAACCACGGTGGCTTCTTCCACGGGGCCAAGGCGGAGGTCGAGTGGATCCAGGCCGAGGACGCCGAGGGGCTGCTCGCGGATGGCCGCCTCCGTGACCTCGACGGCATCGTGATCCCGGGGGGCTTCGGCGAACGAGGCGTCGAGGGCAAGGTGGCGGCGGCCGGCTACGCCCGCGAGCACCAGATCCCCTGCCTGGGCCTGTGCCTCGGCATGCAGGTCATGACCATCGAGTTCGCCCGCAACGTGCTGGGCCTCACCGGCGCCAACTCCAGCGAGTTCGACCCCACCAGCGCCCACCCGGTGATCGACATCATGGACAACCAGCGTGACGTCACCGAGAAGGGCGGCACCATGCGGCTGGGGGCCTACGTGGCCGAGCTCCTGCCCGGCTCCCAGGTCGCCCGCGCCTACGGCCGAGAGGTCGTCTCGGAGCGACATCGGCATCGCTACGAGTTCAACCCGCGGTACCGCAGCCGCTTCGAGGGCAGCGGCTTCGTGTGCTCGGGCACGTCGCCCGACGGTCGGTTGGTCGAGTTCATCGAGCTCGAGGGCCACCCGTTCTGGGTCGGCACCCAGGCCCACCCGGAGTTCAAGAGCCGCCCCGAGCGGCCGGCGCCGCTCTTCCGGGACTTCATCGATGCGGCGCTGGCCCGCGCCGAGGGGCGCAACCCGCACCTTCCCGATCTCGACGCCGAGCCACCGGCCTCGTCGTCGTCGCCCGCCACGGCCTGA
- the recN gene encoding DNA repair protein RecN: protein MLLELRVSDLGVIDELSLVLGSGMTAVTGETGAGKTLVVTAIELLVGGRAETTMVRPGASEAVVEGRFVSGDDEVVLRRVVPAKGRTRAYVDGRLATLAELAERGAVLVDLHGQHDHQSLLAPSVQRRALDRFAGVDLEPLRGARKELAALQERLGALGGDARERAREIDLLRFQVAELDAARLTDPDEEAVLAADEDRLGDAVAHREAAARALEALTGDRGATDALGEAVAAVADRGPFEDLDARLAAAVAEVTDLAVELRSRGEQIEDDPERQATVRERRQLLVDLKRKYGDTLAEVMAWRDDAAARLAELEGHDELAARLDAEAEAARRALAEAEEEVAAARRAAAPGLAAAVESQLPDLALGKARVEVDVSGPAGREVTFRFAANPGMALQPLAKVASGGELARAMLALRLVLSEGPPVLVFDEVDAGIGGAAALAVGRSLASLGDDHQVLVVTHLAQVASWAHAQVVVDKVVHGDTTRTTVAPARGEERVTELARMLSGSPDSATARQHARELLDDVTRRSDVTAPSPGRGTGSG, encoded by the coding sequence ATGCTGCTGGAGCTGCGGGTCAGCGATCTGGGCGTCATCGACGAGCTCTCGCTCGTCCTCGGGTCGGGCATGACGGCGGTGACGGGCGAGACCGGAGCGGGCAAGACGCTGGTGGTGACCGCCATCGAGCTGTTGGTGGGCGGCCGGGCCGAGACGACGATGGTGCGGCCCGGAGCCAGCGAGGCCGTGGTCGAGGGTCGCTTCGTCTCCGGCGACGACGAGGTCGTGCTGCGGCGTGTCGTCCCGGCCAAAGGGCGGACCAGGGCCTACGTGGACGGCCGTCTGGCCACCCTGGCCGAGCTGGCCGAGAGGGGCGCGGTCCTCGTGGACCTGCACGGCCAGCACGATCACCAGTCGCTTCTGGCCCCATCGGTGCAACGGCGGGCCCTCGACCGCTTCGCCGGCGTCGATCTCGAGCCGCTCCGTGGCGCCCGCAAGGAGCTGGCTGCGCTCCAGGAGCGCCTGGGCGCCCTCGGAGGCGATGCTCGTGAACGAGCCCGCGAGATCGACCTGCTGCGCTTCCAGGTCGCCGAGCTCGACGCCGCCCGGCTGACCGACCCCGACGAGGAAGCGGTCCTGGCCGCCGACGAGGACCGGCTGGGCGACGCCGTCGCCCATCGTGAGGCGGCGGCGCGAGCCCTGGAGGCGCTCACCGGCGATCGGGGGGCCACCGACGCACTCGGCGAGGCCGTCGCCGCCGTGGCCGATCGTGGACCGTTCGAGGACCTCGATGCCCGTCTCGCCGCCGCCGTCGCCGAGGTCACCGACCTGGCGGTGGAGCTGCGCTCACGCGGCGAGCAGATCGAGGACGACCCCGAGCGACAGGCCACGGTTCGTGAGCGACGCCAGCTGCTGGTCGACCTGAAGCGCAAGTACGGCGACACCCTGGCCGAGGTCATGGCCTGGCGGGACGACGCCGCCGCTCGTCTGGCCGAGCTCGAAGGCCACGACGAGCTGGCCGCCCGGCTCGACGCCGAGGCCGAAGCGGCTCGCCGGGCCCTGGCCGAGGCCGAGGAAGAGGTGGCGGCCGCCCGTCGGGCCGCCGCCCCCGGACTGGCCGCCGCGGTCGAGTCCCAGCTCCCCGACCTGGCCCTCGGCAAGGCTCGGGTCGAGGTCGACGTGTCGGGGCCCGCCGGCCGTGAGGTGACCTTCCGCTTCGCCGCCAACCCCGGCATGGCGCTGCAGCCGCTGGCCAAGGTGGCCTCGGGCGGGGAGTTGGCCCGCGCCATGCTGGCGCTGCGACTCGTGCTCTCCGAGGGGCCGCCCGTGCTGGTGTTCGACGAGGTCGACGCCGGCATCGGTGGGGCGGCGGCGCTGGCCGTGGGGCGCAGCCTGGCGTCGCTCGGGGACGACCATCAGGTCCTGGTCGTCACCCACCTGGCCCAGGTGGCGTCGTGGGCCCACGCCCAGGTCGTGGTGGACAAGGTCGTGCACGGTGACACCACCCGCACGACCGTGGCGCCGGCCCGGGGCGAGGAGAGGGTCACCGAGCTGGCCCGCATGCTCTCGGGCAGCCCTGACTCGGCGACGGCCCGCCAGCACGCCCGCGAGCTCCTCGACGACGTCACCCGGCGGTCGGACGTCACCGCGCCATCACCAGGTCGAGGCACGGGATCGGGCTAG
- a CDS encoding NAD(+)/NADH kinase — protein MAVVAVVVHHDRPRAAEVAATTIDWLRGLGHDVRVPTEDADRIGRPELAVDDRDLAAGADVALSLGGDGTMLRTVSLVARSDVPVVGVNFGHLGYLTDVEPDGVQAALERVLAGDFRVEHRMLLAATVRQAGEPVREVVALNEVVLEKTTSGHTVRIDVELDRARFTPYAADALIVATPTGSTAYAFSARGPIVDPTHRALLLTPVSPHMLFDRTLVLDDDAVVGLTVGEPRSAALVVDGHSLCELAPGDTVTCRAAGHTARLVVFGPRDFHAILKAKFGLADR, from the coding sequence GTGGCCGTCGTCGCCGTCGTCGTGCACCACGATCGCCCCCGGGCGGCAGAGGTCGCGGCGACCACCATCGACTGGCTCCGGGGTCTCGGTCACGACGTGCGGGTGCCGACCGAGGACGCCGACCGCATCGGCCGCCCCGAGCTGGCGGTCGACGACCGCGACCTCGCCGCGGGTGCCGACGTGGCCCTGAGCCTCGGGGGGGACGGGACGATGCTGCGCACGGTCTCGCTCGTGGCCCGCTCCGACGTCCCCGTCGTGGGGGTGAACTTCGGGCACCTCGGCTACCTCACCGACGTCGAGCCCGACGGCGTGCAGGCGGCACTCGAGCGGGTGCTCGCCGGCGACTTCCGGGTGGAGCACCGCATGCTGTTGGCGGCGACGGTGCGCCAGGCCGGCGAGCCGGTTCGCGAAGTCGTCGCCCTCAACGAGGTCGTGCTCGAGAAGACGACGAGCGGCCACACCGTGCGCATCGACGTCGAGCTCGACCGCGCCCGCTTCACCCCCTACGCCGCCGACGCGCTGATCGTGGCCACCCCCACCGGTTCCACCGCCTATGCCTTCTCGGCCCGCGGGCCCATCGTCGATCCCACCCACCGGGCGCTGCTGTTGACCCCGGTGTCGCCCCACATGCTCTTCGACCGCACGCTGGTGCTCGACGACGACGCCGTCGTCGGCCTCACCGTCGGCGAACCGCGATCCGCCGCCCTCGTCGTCGACGGGCACAGCCTCTGCGAGTTGGCTCCGGGGGACACCGTCACCTGCCGGGCGGCGGGGCACACCGCCCGCCTGGTGGTGTTCGGGCCGCGTGACTTCCACGCCATCCTCAAGGCCAAGTTCGGCCTGGCGGACCGCTGA
- a CDS encoding TlyA family RNA methyltransferase, producing MSTRRRLDAEMVRRGLAASRERARAEIEAGRVTVGGAPAVKAARLVGAGEAVVVHGPGPRYVSRAGEKLAGAVDRFDLADVVSGARVLDAGASTGGFTDCVLQHGAKEVVAVDVGHNQLHERLRADPRVHNLERTNLRILDPAVVGEPVDVAVGDLSFISLRLVLDPIFAVVRPGGAYVLLVKPQFEAGRAEANRGRGVISDPLVWRRVLDEVAGALIDRGATIMGAMASPLTGADGNVEFVVAGRAPGAGADASLAGRAPVAGTALGEVLDAAVGEAVAAPAEGSG from the coding sequence GTGAGCACCCGGCGGCGCCTCGATGCCGAGATGGTCCGGCGAGGCCTGGCGGCCAGTCGCGAGCGGGCCCGAGCCGAGATCGAAGCCGGTCGCGTGACGGTCGGCGGTGCTCCGGCGGTCAAGGCGGCGCGCCTGGTCGGTGCCGGCGAAGCGGTCGTGGTGCACGGCCCCGGCCCACGCTACGTCAGCCGGGCGGGGGAGAAGCTGGCGGGCGCGGTCGACCGCTTCGACCTCGCCGACGTCGTGTCCGGGGCGCGGGTGCTCGACGCGGGCGCCTCCACCGGGGGGTTCACGGACTGCGTCCTCCAGCACGGGGCCAAGGAGGTCGTGGCCGTCGACGTCGGCCACAACCAGTTGCACGAGCGGCTCCGGGCCGACCCCCGGGTGCACAACCTCGAGCGCACCAACCTGCGCATCCTCGACCCGGCGGTCGTGGGCGAGCCCGTCGACGTGGCGGTCGGCGACCTGTCCTTCATCTCCTTGCGACTGGTGCTCGACCCCATCTTCGCCGTGGTGCGACCGGGTGGTGCGTACGTGCTGTTGGTCAAGCCGCAGTTCGAGGCCGGGCGAGCCGAGGCGAACCGTGGGCGAGGGGTCATCTCGGACCCGCTCGTGTGGCGACGGGTGCTCGACGAGGTCGCCGGCGCCCTCATCGATCGTGGCGCGACCATCATGGGGGCGATGGCCTCTCCGCTCACCGGTGCCGACGGCAACGTCGAGTTCGTGGTCGCCGGCCGCGCCCCCGGCGCCGGTGCCGACGCGTCGCTGGCCGGTCGGGCGCCGGTGGCGGGCACCGCGCTGGGCGAGGTCCTCGACGCCGCCGTCGGCGAGGCCGTGGCCGCGCCCGCCGAAGGGAGCGGCTGA
- a CDS encoding phasin family protein produces MAKQDPISRAIDVGRDVTEKGQKRVEGLLRDVSQATDRQSKQVTKAVDDLVRDVTKTTDRQTKQLAKLVDDQSKTLAKAVDEVRDRSRENTERVGEVVETQVRNQLNAMGLATRADVDRLEKKVDALAAEVRKLAKASAKASTAKTSKKAAKKAAKKAAKKASKKPTGKPTKKGAASGGDGDVAVTEPAALAASERRSGSSS; encoded by the coding sequence ATGGCCAAGCAGGACCCGATCTCCAGGGCGATCGATGTCGGCAGGGACGTCACCGAGAAGGGCCAGAAGCGGGTGGAGGGTCTGCTCCGCGACGTGTCGCAGGCGACCGACCGCCAGTCCAAGCAGGTCACCAAGGCGGTCGACGATCTCGTCCGCGACGTGACCAAGACGACCGACCGCCAGACCAAGCAGCTGGCCAAGCTGGTCGACGACCAGTCGAAGACGCTGGCCAAGGCGGTCGACGAGGTGCGCGACCGCAGCCGCGAGAACACCGAGCGGGTGGGCGAGGTGGTCGAGACCCAGGTGCGCAACCAGCTCAACGCCATGGGACTGGCGACGCGGGCCGACGTCGATCGCCTGGAGAAGAAGGTCGACGCCCTGGCGGCCGAGGTCCGCAAGCTGGCCAAGGCCTCGGCCAAGGCGTCCACCGCCAAGACGTCGAAGAAGGCGGCCAAGAAGGCCGCCAAGAAGGCCGCCAAGAAGGCGTCGAAGAAGCCGACCGGCAAGCCCACGAAGAAGGGCGCGGCGTCCGGCGGTGACGGTGACGTCGCGGTGACCGAGCCGGCGGCGCTGGCCGCGTCCGAACGCCGGAGTGGGTCGTCCAGCTGA